A region of Candidatus Nezhaarchaeota archaeon DNA encodes the following proteins:
- a CDS encoding 4Fe-4S binding protein — MATPIFREALRNALKKRATILYPFERRNVCEDYRGKIEIDYNLCIGCGLCVKDCPALALELVQSPGGKRKPKYYVSRCTFCAQCVESCPRKAIKTTPIYELVTYDRKAEVVEPCGT; from the coding sequence GTGGCTACGCCAATATTTAGAGAAGCACTAAGAAATGCTCTCAAGAAGAGGGCAACAATTCTCTACCCCTTTGAGAGGAGGAATGTATGTGAAGACTATAGGGGCAAAATAGAAATAGACTATAATCTCTGTATAGGCTGTGGGCTTTGCGTAAAGGATTGTCCAGCCCTCGCCCTAGAGCTAGTACAGTCACCAGGCGGTAAGAGGAAGCCTAAATACTATGTATCTAGGTGCACTTTCTGCGCTCAGTGCGTTGAGTCTTGCCCTCGAAAAGCTATTAAGACGACACCGATCTACGAGTTAGTTACTTACGATAGGAAGGCAGAGGTTGTTGAACCTTGTGGGACGTAG